Proteins co-encoded in one Lucilia cuprina isolate Lc7/37 chromosome X, ASM2204524v1, whole genome shotgun sequence genomic window:
- the LOC111687445 gene encoding putative uncharacterized protein DDB_G0277255: MSLVTSVAGSTIRPQQQQHVKGQQKCTKALQPNNNSNSNRTIATPPQSAVNCLQQPSPPPSSSKTSLTTSPIAANLIGSSSLFSFESGVVLSGSSGCCSLSNSPSSSSSSNSYLTSHSLENSCNKLTTNPGNQLCLNTSTNLEDSFTSGTCQLNASLLAAVNGDLEEDQVIAKSLPDTSNQTESNLHTPETSPNNNNNSTENGQRLLLENMHHQHAQQSTAESSCLNSEDARTLQLAVELTMMNLNKMPSPTSEGQPALSPTSNHYQQLQSHHLQHGSLEHHQPYSSSSSYTSVGNPYHMTTKVFLQTQSQAAATLINQHFLTEPNQDNIPSKINSMSSPNQNLTTVTPTTTEERSKKSQNMTECVPVPSSEHVAEIVGRQGCKIKALRAKTNTYIKTPVRNEEPVFVVTGRKEDVAKAKREILSAAEHFTLIRATRRTNDGINGCSTSLTGGGNTGNSGHLVSLNKNTLSSTTPLPGQITIQVRVPYRVVGLVVGPKGNTIKHIQHETQTYIVTPSRDKEPIFEVTGMPDNVQMARKQIEAHIATRTGNSLAVPAAPPPPPPPPAPAGGINCINESLPSHQNSTFQSLNSLNQMLNDDLHSEILSSIYKNGIGSALEYSQIGGSILNSTNKCNASTPFNGFVNNEINPSIISVNDIQRRVTMNSGNSNSGNIPLNCNDFINNIMETNATTQFVNEQNTNFTQITNNNASTIRNLKSVINSVNLLENSNNSTGGILHQPNNLTTNALLTRSCSSASSTASSSKSFNNSGNNNNIQFWKSLNGGSSLATTTNGTCGSTGNNDNIEIDEGIGESPLYSWGLPNTLAALTNSYCSPTSTSISPTDSLFGEHVNKTAILQQQQQLKISSKTKLLEKLKRKNCWMCHEKDIVAALIPCGHTIFCSLCANRLCQQNDASCPVCSTQIYQAIRVH; this comes from the exons ATGTCTTTAGTAACAAGCGTAGCTGGATCTACAATAAGgccgcagcagcagcaacatgtAAAGGGACAACAAAAATGTACTAAAGCACTTCAACCTAACAACAACTCAAATTCTAATCGCACAATAGCAACTCCTCCCCAATCGGCGGTCAATTGTTTGCAACAACCATCACCACCGCCATCCTCATCCAAGACTTCTCTGACAACATCTCCTATTGCTGCTAACTTAATAGGTTCTTCATCGTTATTTTCATTTGAGAGTGGTGTAGTTCTTAGTGGAAGCTCAGGATGTTGCTCTTTGTCAAATTCTCCATCGTCATCCTCATCATCAAACTCATATTTAACTTCACACTCTTTAGAAAATTCGTGTAACAAGCTGACCACTAATCCGGGCAACCAATTGTGTTTAAATACATCGACAAATTTAGAAGATTCGTTCACCTCAGGAACATGTCAATTGAATGCTTCCTTATTGGCTGCAGTTAACGGAGATTTGGAAGAAGATCAAGTTATAGCAAAATCATTACCAGATACTTCAAATCAAACTGAATCCAATCTACATACTCCTGAAACTTCAcctaataataacaataatagtaCTGAGAACGGACAAAgacttttgttagaaaatatgcATCATCAACATGCGCAGCAGTCCACCGCAGAAAGTTCTTGTTTAAATAGTGAAGACGCACGAACACTTCAATTAGCAGTCGAGTTGACGAtgatgaatttaaataaaatgccaTCGCCAACATCTGAAGGACAACCAGCTTTGTCGCCAACATCAAATCATTATCAACAATTACAATCACATCACTTGCAACACGGTTCACTGGAGCACCATCAACCATATTCATCTTCTTCGTCATATACATCCGTTGGCAATCCGTATCATATGACTACAAAAGTTTTTCTACAAACCCAATCTCAAGCCGCTGCCACATTAATAAATCAGCATTTTTTAACCGAACCTAATCAAGATAACATTCCAAGCAAAATAAATTCAATGTCAAGTCCCAATCAAAACTTGACCACTGTAACACCAACAACGACAGAGGAACGttcaaaaaaatcacaaaacatGACAGAGTGTGTACCGGTGCCGAGTTCAGAGCATGTTGCAGAAATTGTTGGAAGGCAAG GTTGCAAAATAAAAGCACTTCGGgctaaaacaaatacatatattaaaactCCTGTGCGAAATGAAGAGCCAGTATTTGTAGTAACTGGTCGTAAGGAGGATGTTGCTAAAGCTAAACGTGAAATTTTGTCAGCTGCAGAACATTTTACATTAATACGTGCAACACGACGTACAAATGATGGCATTAATGGATGCTCAACGAGTTTAACTGGTGGCGGGAATACTGGCAACAGTGGGCATTTAGTGtcgttaaataaaaacacattgtCGTCCACTACGCCATTACCGGGTCAAATAACAATTCAAGTACGAGTACCATATAGAGTTGTAGGATTGGTTGTAGGACCGAAAGGAAATACTATTAAGCATATTCAGCACGAGACTCAAACTTATATTGTAACGCCATCTCGAGACAAAGAGCCAATATTTGAAGTAACTGGCATGCCGGACAATGTTCAAATGGCTAGAAAACAAATTGAGGCACATATTGCTACACGTACTGGCAATTCTTTGGCTGTGCCGGCAGCACCGCCTCCGCCACCACCTCCTCCTGCACCAGCAGGTGGAATTAATTGCATTAATGAATCTCTACCTTCTCATCAAAATTCAACTTTTCAATCTTTGAATTCCTTAAATCAAATGCTGAACGATGATTTGCATTCAGAAATTTTAtcttcaatttataaaaatggaatAGGTTCAGCATTGGAATATAGTCAGATCGGTGGTAGCATTTTAAACTCGACCAATAAATGCAATGCTTCGACTCCATTTAACGGCTTCGTCAACAATGAGATTAATCCTAGCATTATCTCCGTAAACGATATACAGCGACGTGTAACGATGAATTCTGGCAACAGCAATAGTGGAAATATACCATTGAACTGCAATGACTTCATTAACAATATAATGGAAACAAATGCCACCACACAATTTGTTAATGagcaaaatacaaattttacacaaataacaaataataatgctAGTAccataagaaatttaaaatcggTAATAAATAGCGTTAATCTCTTAGAAAATTCGAACAACAGTACCGGCGGAATCTTACATCAACCAAATAACCTGACTACAAACGCTTTACTTACCCGTTCTTGTTCTTCAGCCTCTTCAACAGCATCGTCTTCAAAGAGCTTCAATAATagtggcaacaacaacaatattcaaTTTTGGAAATCTTTAAATGGTGGTTCATcattagcaacaacaactaatgGAACATGTGGCAGCACTGGAAATAACGATAACATCGAAATCGATGAAGGCATAGGTGAGTCACCTTTATATAGTTGGGGTTTACCCAACACCTTGGCGGCGCTAACCAATTCGTATTGTTCTCCAACATCAACGTCTATAAGTCCTACAGACTCGCTTTTTGGTGAACATGTTAACAAAACAGCAATActtcagcaacaacagcagcttaaaatatcttcaaaaactaaattattagaAAAGCTAAAACGTAAAAATTGTTGGATGTGCCATGAAAAAGATATTGTTGCTGCTTTGATACCTTGCGGTCATACCATATTTTGTTCCTTGTGTGCAAATCGTTTATGTCAACAAAATGACGCAAGCTGTCCAGTATGTTCCACACAAATATACCAAGCTATAAGAGTTCACTAA